From a single Saimiri boliviensis isolate mSaiBol1 chromosome 7, mSaiBol1.pri, whole genome shotgun sequence genomic region:
- the GPR162 gene encoding putative G-protein coupled receptor 162 isoform X2 produces the protein MARGGVGAEEASLRSNALSWLACGLLALLANAWIILSISAKQQKHKPLELLLCFLAGTHILMAAVPLTTFAVVQLRRQASSDYDWNESICKVFVSTYYTLALATCFTVASLSYHRMWMVRWPVNYRLSNAKKQALHAVMGIWMVSFILSTLPSIGWHNNGERYYARGCQFIVSKIGLGFGVCFSLLLLGGIVMGLVCVAITFYQTLWARPRRARQARRVGGGGGAKAGGPGGLGTRPAFEVPAIVVEDARGKRRSSLDGSESAKTSLQVTNLVSAIVFLYDSLTGVPILVVSFFSLKSDSAPPWMVLAVLWCSMAQTLLLPSFIWSCERYRADVRTVWEQCVAIMSEEDGDDDAGCDDFAEGRVCKVRFDANGATGPGSRDPAEVKLLPGRHMLFPPLERVHYLQVPLSRRLSHDETNIFSTPRAPGSFLHKWPSSDDIRVLPAPSRALGGPSDYLGQRHRLEDEEDEEEAEGHSPRRPRPLGLSPRRLSLGSPESRAVGLPLGLSAGRRGSLTGSEESPRAWGGSWGPGNPIFPQLTL, from the exons ATGGctcggggcggggtgggggcagaggaggCCTCCCTGCGCTCCAACGCGTTGTCCTGGCTGGCCTGCGGGCTCCTGGCGCTGCTGGCCAACGCCTGGATCATCCTCAGCATCTCGGCCAAGCAGCAGAAGCACAAGCCGCTGGAGCTGCTGCTCTGCTTTCTAGCGGGCACACACATACTCATGGCAGCTGTACCCCTCACCACCTTCGCGGTGGTGCAGCTACGGCGTCAGGCTTCCTCCGACTATGACTGGAACGAGAGCATCTGCAAGGTCTTCGTGTCCACCTACTACACCCTGGCCCTGGCCACCTGCTTCACAGTCGCCTCACTTTCCTACCACCGCATGTGGATGGTACGCTGGCCGGTCAACTACCGCCTCAGCAATGCCAAGAAGCAGGCGCTGCACGCCGTCATGGGCATCTGGATGGTCAGCTTCATCCTCTCCACGCTGCCCTCCATCGGCTGGCACAACAACGGCGAGCGCTACTATGCCCGCGGCTGCCAGTTCATCGTCTCCAAGATCGGCCTTGGCTTTGgcgtctgcttcagcctcttgctACTTGGGGGCATTGTCATGGGGCTGGTCTGCGTGGCCATCACCTTCTACCAGACACTGTGGGCCCGGCCCAGGAGGGCTCGGCAGGCCCGGAgagtggggggtggtgggggggccAAAGCGGGTGGGCCAGGGGGCTTGGGTACCCGGCCAGCTTTTGAGGTGCCAGCCATTGTGGTGGAGGATGCCCGAGGGAAGCGGCGGTCCTCGCTGGATGGCTCAGAGTCTGCCAAGACGTCCCTGCAGGTCACCAACTTGGTCAGCGCCATCGTCTTTCTCTATGACTCACTCACAGGGGTGCCCATCTTG gtGGTGAGCTTCTTCTCCCTCAAGTCGGATTCGGCGCCCCCCTGGATGGTGCTGGCTGTGCTGTGGTGCTCCATGGCGCAGACGCTGCTGCTGCCCTCCTTCATCTGGTCCTGCGAGCGCTACCGCGCAGACGTGCGCACAGTGTGGGAGCAGTGCGTGGCCATCATGTCTGAGGAGGATGGCGATGACG ATGCGGGCTGTGACGACTTTGCAGAGGGCAGAGTTTGCAAAGTTCGCTTTGATGCTAACGGAGCCACTGGACCTGGGAGCCGGGACCCCGCCGAGGTGAAGCTGCTGCCTGGAAGGCACATGCTCTTCCCCCCTCTTGAGAGAGTCCACTACTTACAG GTCCCCCTATCCCGGCGTCTGTCCCACGATGAGACAAACATCTTCTCTACCCCTCGGGCACCAGGCTCCTTCCTGCACAAGTGGCCATCCTCTGATGACATCCGGGTCCTGCCAGCACCGAGCCGGGCCCTCGGGGGCCCTTCGGACTACCTGGGACAAAGACACAGGCTGGAAGatgaggaggacgaggaggaggctGAAG GGCACTCTCCTCGTCGGCCCCGGCCACTGGGCCTCTCACCCCGCCGACTCTCCCTTGGGTCCCCCGAGAGCAGAGCCGTTGGACTTCCTTTGGGACTAAGTGCAGGGAGACGCGGCTCCCTGACCGGGAGTGAAGAAAGCCCAAGGGCTTGGGGAGGATCCTGGGGCCCAGGCAACCCCATCTTTCCCCAGCTGACCCTGTGA
- the P3H3 gene encoding prolyl 3-hydroxylase 3 isoform X2, with the protein MLRLLRPLLLLLLLPPPGSPEPPGLAQLSPGAPPQAPDLLYADGLRAYAAGAWAPAVALLREALRSQAALGRARLDCGASCAAEPGAALPAVLLGAPEPDSGPEPTQGSWEQQLLRAALRRADCLTQCAARRLGPGGAARLRVVRALRDAFRRREPYNYLQRAYYQLRKLDLAAAAAHTFFVANPMHLQMREDMAKYRRMSGVQPQSFRDLETPPHWAVYDTSLELLERQEAGLALPRLEEALQGSLAQMESCRADCEGPEEQQGAEEEDEEGVGSQGGLYEAIAGHWVRVLQCRQRCVEETATRPGRSFPVPDFLPSQLRRLHEAHAQVGNLSQAIENVLSVLLFYPEDEAAKGALNQYQAQLGEPRPGLGPREDIQRFILRSLGEKRQLYYAMEHLGTSFKDPDPWTPAALIPEALREKLREDQEKRPWDHEPPKPKPLTYWKDVLLLEGVTLTQDSRQLNGSERAVLDGLLTPAECGVLLQLAKDAAGAGARSGYRGRRSPHTPHERFEGLTVLKAAQLARSGTVGSQGAKLLLEVSERVRTLTQAYFSPERPLHLSFTHLVCRSAIEGEQEQRMDLSHPVHADNCVLDPDTGECWREPPAYTYRDYSGLLYLNDDFQGGDLFFTEPNALTVTGVRAKFSERASPWS; encoded by the exons ATGCTCCGGCTCCTCCGGccgctgctgctactgctgctgctgcctccccCGGGGTCCCCCGAGCCTCCCGGCCTGGCCCAGCTGTCTCCGGGGGCGCCCCCGCAGGCCCCGGACTTGCTCTATGCGGACGGGCTGCGCGCCTATGCGGCCGGGGCTTGGGCGCCCGCAGTGGCGCTACTGCGGGAGGCGCTGCGGAGCCAGGCGGCGCTGGGCCGGGCGCGGCTGGATTGCGGGGCGAGCTGCGCGGCCGAGCCGGGCGCCGCGCTCCCCGCGGTGCTTCTCGGCGCCCCGGAGCCCGACTCCGGGCCGGAACCCACGCAGGGTTCCTGGGAGCAGCAGCTCCTCCGTGCCGCGCTCCGCCGCGCAGACTGCCTGACCCAGTGCGCGGCGCGGAGGCTGGGCCCCGGGGGCGCGGCGCGGCTTCGCGTGGTGAGAGCGCTCCGGGACGCTTTCCGCCGGCGGGAGCCCTACAACTACCTGCAGAGGGCCTACTACCAG ttgaGGAAGCTGGATCTGGCAGCGGCAGCAGCACATACCTTCTTCGTAGCAAACCCCATGCACCTGCAGATGCGGGAGGACATGGCTAAGTACAGACGAATGTCGGGGGTTCAGCCCCAGAGCTTCCGGGACCTGGAGACGCCCCCGCACTGG GCAGTCTATGACACCAGCCTGGAGCTACTGGAGCGCCAGGAAGCGGGCCTcgcactgcccaggctggaggaggccCTGCAGGGGAGCCTGGCCCAGATGGAGAGCTGCCGTGCTGACTGCGAGGGGCCCGAGGAGCAGCAGGGGGCTGAAGAAGAGGATGAGGAGGGGGTTGGGAGCCAGGGGGGCCTCTATGAAGCCATTGCAG GACACTGGGTTCGTGTCCTGCAGTGCCGGCAGCGCTGTGTGGAGGAGACGGCCACACGCCCTGGTCGAAGCTTCCCCGTCCCAGACTTCCTTCCCAGCCAGCTCAGGCGGCTGCACGAGGCCCATGCTCAGG TGGGCAATCTGTCCCAGGCTATAGAAAATGTCCTGAGCGTCCTGCTCTTCTACCCCGAGGACGAGGCTGCCAAGGGGGCTCTGAACCAGTACCAGGCCCAATTGGGAGAGCCGAGACCTGGCCTTGGACCCAGAGAG GACATCCAGCGCTTCATCCTCCGATCCCTGGGGGAGAAGAGGCAGCTCTACTATGCGATGGAGCACCTGGGGACCAGCTTCAAGGATCCT GACCCCTGGACCCCTGCAGCTCTGATCCCTGAGGCACTTAGAGAAAAGCTCAG AGAGGATCAAGAGAAGAGGCCTTGGGACCATGAGCCCCCGAAGCCAAAGCCCTTGACCTACTGGAAGG ATGTCCTTCTCCTAGAGGGTGTGACCTTGACCCAGGATTCTAGGCAGCTGAATGGGTCGGAGCGGGCGGTGTTGGACGGGCTGCTCACCCCAGCTGAGTGTGGGGTGCTGCTGCAGCTGGCTAAG GATGCAGCTGGGGCTGGAGCCAGGTCTGGCTATCGTGGTCGCCGCTCCCCTCACACCCCCCATGAACGCTTCGAGGGGCTCACAGTGCTCAAGGCTGCACAG CTGGCCCGATCTGGGACGGTAGGCAGTCAGGGTGCTAAGCTGCTTCTGGAGGTGAGCGAGCGGGTGCGGACGTTGACCCAGGCCTACTTCTCCCCGGAACGGCCCCTGCATCTGTCCTTCACCCACCTGGTGTGCCGCAGTGCTATAGAAG GAGAGCAAGAGCAGCGCATGGACCTGAGTCACCCAGTGCACGCAGACAACTGTGTCCTGGACCCCGACACCGGAGAGTGCTGGCGGGAGCCCCCAGCCTACACCTAtcgggactacag TGGACTCCTCTACCTCAACGATGACTTCCAGGGTGGGGACCTGTTCTTCACGGAGCCTAACGCCCTCACTGTCACG
- the GPR162 gene encoding putative G-protein coupled receptor 162 isoform X1 has product MARGGVGAEEASLRSNALSWLACGLLALLANAWIILSISAKQQKHKPLELLLCFLAGTHILMAAVPLTTFAVVQLRRQASSDYDWNESICKVFVSTYYTLALATCFTVASLSYHRMWMVRWPVNYRLSNAKKQALHAVMGIWMVSFILSTLPSIGWHNNGERYYARGCQFIVSKIGLGFGVCFSLLLLGGIVMGLVCVAITFYQTLWARPRRARQARRVGGGGGAKAGGPGGLGTRPAFEVPAIVVEDARGKRRSSLDGSESAKTSLQVTNLVSAIVFLYDSLTGVPILVVSFFSLKSDSAPPWMVLAVLWCSMAQTLLLPSFIWSCERYRADVRTVWEQCVAIMSEEDGDDDAGCDDFAEGRVCKVRFDANGATGPGSRDPAEVKLLPGRHMLFPPLERVHYLQVPLSRRLSHDETNIFSTPRAPGSFLHKWPSSDDIRVLPAPSRALGGPSDYLGQRHRLEDEEDEEEAEGGGLASLRQFLESGVLGSGGGPARGPGFFREEITTFIDETPLPSPTASPGHSPRRPRPLGLSPRRLSLGSPESRAVGLPLGLSAGRRGSLTGSEESPRAWGGSWGPGNPIFPQLTL; this is encoded by the exons ATGGctcggggcggggtgggggcagaggaggCCTCCCTGCGCTCCAACGCGTTGTCCTGGCTGGCCTGCGGGCTCCTGGCGCTGCTGGCCAACGCCTGGATCATCCTCAGCATCTCGGCCAAGCAGCAGAAGCACAAGCCGCTGGAGCTGCTGCTCTGCTTTCTAGCGGGCACACACATACTCATGGCAGCTGTACCCCTCACCACCTTCGCGGTGGTGCAGCTACGGCGTCAGGCTTCCTCCGACTATGACTGGAACGAGAGCATCTGCAAGGTCTTCGTGTCCACCTACTACACCCTGGCCCTGGCCACCTGCTTCACAGTCGCCTCACTTTCCTACCACCGCATGTGGATGGTACGCTGGCCGGTCAACTACCGCCTCAGCAATGCCAAGAAGCAGGCGCTGCACGCCGTCATGGGCATCTGGATGGTCAGCTTCATCCTCTCCACGCTGCCCTCCATCGGCTGGCACAACAACGGCGAGCGCTACTATGCCCGCGGCTGCCAGTTCATCGTCTCCAAGATCGGCCTTGGCTTTGgcgtctgcttcagcctcttgctACTTGGGGGCATTGTCATGGGGCTGGTCTGCGTGGCCATCACCTTCTACCAGACACTGTGGGCCCGGCCCAGGAGGGCTCGGCAGGCCCGGAgagtggggggtggtgggggggccAAAGCGGGTGGGCCAGGGGGCTTGGGTACCCGGCCAGCTTTTGAGGTGCCAGCCATTGTGGTGGAGGATGCCCGAGGGAAGCGGCGGTCCTCGCTGGATGGCTCAGAGTCTGCCAAGACGTCCCTGCAGGTCACCAACTTGGTCAGCGCCATCGTCTTTCTCTATGACTCACTCACAGGGGTGCCCATCTTG gtGGTGAGCTTCTTCTCCCTCAAGTCGGATTCGGCGCCCCCCTGGATGGTGCTGGCTGTGCTGTGGTGCTCCATGGCGCAGACGCTGCTGCTGCCCTCCTTCATCTGGTCCTGCGAGCGCTACCGCGCAGACGTGCGCACAGTGTGGGAGCAGTGCGTGGCCATCATGTCTGAGGAGGATGGCGATGACG ATGCGGGCTGTGACGACTTTGCAGAGGGCAGAGTTTGCAAAGTTCGCTTTGATGCTAACGGAGCCACTGGACCTGGGAGCCGGGACCCCGCCGAGGTGAAGCTGCTGCCTGGAAGGCACATGCTCTTCCCCCCTCTTGAGAGAGTCCACTACTTACAG GTCCCCCTATCCCGGCGTCTGTCCCACGATGAGACAAACATCTTCTCTACCCCTCGGGCACCAGGCTCCTTCCTGCACAAGTGGCCATCCTCTGATGACATCCGGGTCCTGCCAGCACCGAGCCGGGCCCTCGGGGGCCCTTCGGACTACCTGGGACAAAGACACAGGCTGGAAGatgaggaggacgaggaggaggctGAAGGTGGGGGGCTGGCCAGCCTTCGCCAATTCTTGGAAAGTGGGGTTCTGGGGTCAGGTGGGGGACCGGCACGGGGTCCTGGTTTCTTCCGGGAGGAGATCACCACCTTCATCGATGAGACACCTCTGCCTTCTCCGACTGCCTCACCAGGGCACTCTCCTCGTCGGCCCCGGCCACTGGGCCTCTCACCCCGCCGACTCTCCCTTGGGTCCCCCGAGAGCAGAGCCGTTGGACTTCCTTTGGGACTAAGTGCAGGGAGACGCGGCTCCCTGACCGGGAGTGAAGAAAGCCCAAGGGCTTGGGGAGGATCCTGGGGCCCAGGCAACCCCATCTTTCCCCAGCTGACCCTGTGA